One part of the Salinivirga cyanobacteriivorans genome encodes these proteins:
- the rodA gene encoding rod shape-determining protein RodA, whose amino-acid sequence MVQRKINIYKDIDWFTVILYLVLVIMGWLNIYAAVYNEEHSSIFDLTQRYGKQLLWIVASIGIIIAIMLLDSKFYAFFAYPFYLFVVLLLIAVLLFGTEVNASRSWFTIGSFRFQPGEFAKFATALALARFMSAFNFKIHKLKNLLSIAAIIIVPAALILLQNDTGSALVYATFIIVLFREGLSSAVMLLGLFAAILFIMSLTLPLLYILIFILIVSASVAFFHFHDKKQVIKGVFSFLMVFALIYLTNTLFFSYEVSWLIIATAIVFSLLLGIRALVYRYYYLFFIVGMGLGSIAFTYSVDYFFDNVLEKHQRSRINHLLGIESDPLGAGYNVNQSKIAIGSGGLSGKGFLRGTQTKYDFVPEQSTDFIFCTVGEEWGFMGTSFVLLLFLTLLVRLIILAERQRSSFSRIYGYAVVSILFFHIAINTGMTIGLAPVIGIPLPLFSYGGSSLWAFTALLFVFLRIDASRRELLR is encoded by the coding sequence ATGGTGCAAAGAAAGATTAACATATACAAAGATATTGACTGGTTTACAGTTATACTTTACCTGGTATTGGTTATAATGGGTTGGCTTAATATTTATGCAGCTGTATATAATGAAGAACACAGCAGTATTTTTGATTTGACCCAAAGGTATGGTAAGCAATTATTATGGATTGTGGCTTCCATTGGAATAATTATCGCCATCATGCTGCTTGATAGTAAGTTCTATGCATTCTTTGCCTATCCATTTTACCTGTTTGTTGTTTTATTACTTATTGCAGTACTGCTTTTCGGCACAGAAGTAAATGCCTCCCGGTCGTGGTTTACAATTGGTAGTTTTCGTTTTCAACCCGGCGAATTTGCAAAGTTTGCCACAGCCCTTGCCCTGGCCAGGTTTATGAGTGCCTTTAATTTTAAAATACACAAATTAAAAAACCTCTTAAGTATTGCAGCCATTATTATTGTCCCTGCCGCATTGATATTGTTGCAAAACGATACCGGGTCAGCATTGGTTTATGCTACATTTATAATTGTATTATTCCGGGAAGGGTTATCTTCAGCAGTAATGCTTTTAGGCCTATTTGCTGCAATTCTTTTTATTATGTCACTTACACTGCCACTTCTTTACATTCTAATATTTATATTAATTGTATCAGCAAGTGTTGCCTTCTTTCATTTTCATGATAAGAAGCAGGTTATTAAAGGTGTGTTTTCTTTCTTAATGGTATTTGCACTTATCTATCTAACCAATACGTTGTTTTTTAGTTATGAGGTTTCATGGCTCATCATTGCTACTGCCATTGTTTTTTCGCTTTTGTTAGGAATCAGGGCTTTAGTTTATCGTTATTACTACTTGTTTTTTATAGTAGGTATGGGACTTGGTTCAATCGCTTTTACCTATTCAGTCGATTATTTTTTTGACAACGTGCTGGAAAAACATCAGCGTAGTCGTATTAATCATTTATTAGGTATAGAGTCTGACCCACTGGGAGCTGGTTATAATGTAAACCAAAGTAAAATTGCAATTGGGTCAGGAGGCCTTTCAGGTAAAGGGTTTTTAAGGGGTACACAAACCAAATATGATTTTGTTCCCGAGCAGAGTACTGATTTTATTTTTTGCACGGTAGGCGAGGAATGGGGATTTATGGGTACCTCTTTTGTACTTTTGTTGTTTTTAACCTTACTTGTAAGACTAATAATATTAGCCGAACGCCAACGTTCCTCTTTTAGTCGAATTTATGGTTATGCAGTAGTATCTATCCTGTTTTTTCACATTGCAATTAACACCGGAATGACTATCGGGCTGGCTCCCGTAATTGGAATACCCCTGCCTTTATTTAGCTATGGAGGCTCTTCATTATGGGCTTTTACTGCCTTGTTATTTGTTTTTCTGCGCATTGACGCTTCAAGGCGCGAACTGCTCCGTTAA
- a CDS encoding thiol-disulfide oxidoreductase DCC family protein, protein MPNNPIVFFDGNCGLCSRSIKFIIKHDRYQHFLFCPLQSKTAKKFLGTDLLNAESVVLLEQGEIFTESEAAFNILKHLKTVWSFLLIFKFLPKILTNGVYRWVARNRKKWFPDPETCQLPSPEVSKRIIRE, encoded by the coding sequence TTGCCAAATAACCCCATTGTTTTTTTTGATGGTAACTGTGGTTTATGCAGCCGCAGCATTAAATTTATCATCAAACATGACCGCTATCAACATTTTTTGTTTTGCCCTTTACAATCAAAAACGGCCAAAAAGTTTCTGGGAACTGATTTACTTAACGCAGAAAGTGTTGTGCTGTTGGAGCAGGGGGAGATATTTACAGAATCTGAAGCCGCATTTAATATCCTAAAGCATCTAAAAACGGTTTGGTCCTTTTTGTTGATTTTCAAATTTTTGCCTAAAATATTAACAAACGGCGTTTATCGTTGGGTCGCTCGCAACCGTAAAAAATGGTTTCCTGATCCTGAGACTTGCCAGTTACCTTCACCAGAGGTTTCAAAGCGCATTATTCGCGAATAA
- the elbB gene encoding isoprenoid biosynthesis glyoxalase ElbB, translated as MNIAIVLSGSGVYDGAEVHESTLTMLAIHQEGSSYQCFAPDVDQMHVINHYSGAEMKESRNVLVESARIARGDIKPLDELDMKDYDALIFPGGFGAAKNLCTFAKDGPDCKVDAEVERVVLAAHEQKKPIGAICIAPVIITSLIKDVKVTIGSDPDTISAIKTMGGEHTTTTHGEVVVDEDNKIYTTPCYMLDANIGQIYAGASAIVKKIINSK; from the coding sequence ATGAATATAGCAATTGTTCTTTCGGGAAGTGGCGTTTATGATGGCGCTGAAGTTCATGAGTCAACATTGACCATGCTTGCCATTCATCAGGAAGGGTCAAGTTATCAGTGTTTTGCTCCGGATGTTGACCAAATGCATGTGATAAACCATTACAGTGGCGCGGAGATGAAAGAGAGCCGCAACGTTTTGGTAGAATCTGCGCGAATAGCTCGTGGTGATATTAAACCGCTTGATGAGCTTGATATGAAGGATTATGATGCCTTAATTTTTCCGGGAGGTTTTGGTGCTGCAAAAAATTTATGCACGTTTGCCAAAGATGGCCCCGACTGTAAAGTCGATGCTGAGGTTGAACGCGTTGTACTTGCGGCACACGAGCAGAAGAAGCCAATCGGAGCAATATGCATTGCCCCGGTAATAATTACAAGTTTGATAAAAGATGTGAAGGTTACAATTGGTTCTGATCCTGATACAATAAGCGCCATAAAAACTATGGGAGGCGAACATACCACAACAACTCATGGTGAGGTGGTTGTGGATGAGGATAATAAAATATACACAACACCCTGTTACATGCTTGATGCCAATATAGGTCAAATATATGCGGGTGCTTCGGCCATTGTTAAAAAGATTATTAACTCTAAATGA
- a CDS encoding KamA family radical SAM protein translates to MDRDLNKVAIRPKAQRVFHTLLEENPRLKDILKNAESADQAREAMEAWAKELINKSKPASDFLFKDIDKRVAFEKLNWQDKAAIRLYDYIQHTGRRIQDPSLFLAEESVLDPFGIMWEAFKTGRGGAMYYFYLDMLYLFRQLNGTLKEEKPTLDKVRNWMDRHPSGLEDDILKEHNKNRDRILSVFLRKMESGEINDPKYNYDQSKSFEENLQNARDVWWNDRVFHLKFAARTPELIDELLDHSLNKETLSIMQDAKDAGIPFFVNPYYLSLISVDHTEHVGADLPIRDYIFYSRQLVDEFGEIQAWEKEDIVEPGKPNAAGWILPSQHNVHRRYPEVAILIPDTVGRACAGLCSSCQRMYDFQSGHLNFNLDKLQPNEKWSDKLKRLMQYFEEDSQLRDILITGGDALMSSDRSLKHILDEVYQMALRKRKANEQRPEGDKYAEMVRIRLGTRLPIYLPQRITPELIEILSEFKQKAAKIGFKQFVIQTHFESAMEVTPVVKQGVERLISAGWTVTNQQVFTTAASRRGHTAKLRKVLNDIGVLTYYTFSVKGFMENSHNFATNERAMQEQQEEKLLGKIPEEEYDTIRSFPVNAENMISQIEKLRNKLNIPFLATDRNVLNLPGVGKSLTYRVIGVTRFGKRVLEFDHDHTRTHSPIIEKMGKFYIVESKPIGQYLEELEEMGEDINEYLSVYGYSIGETEHRMPIYEYPEYDFEMTGKMTNLEIG, encoded by the coding sequence ATGGATAGAGACCTTAACAAAGTTGCAATTAGACCAAAGGCCCAGCGTGTTTTTCATACTTTGCTGGAGGAGAATCCTCGATTAAAGGATATATTAAAGAATGCAGAGAGTGCTGATCAGGCCCGTGAAGCCATGGAAGCATGGGCAAAAGAGTTGATAAACAAGAGTAAACCGGCAAGCGATTTTTTGTTTAAGGATATTGATAAACGCGTAGCTTTCGAGAAGCTGAACTGGCAGGATAAAGCTGCTATCAGACTTTATGACTATATACAGCATACCGGACGACGCATACAGGACCCAAGCTTATTCCTGGCCGAGGAATCTGTACTCGACCCGTTTGGGATTATGTGGGAGGCTTTTAAAACCGGGCGTGGTGGTGCTATGTATTATTTCTATCTGGATATGTTATATCTTTTCCGTCAGCTAAATGGAACGCTTAAGGAGGAGAAACCAACCCTGGATAAGGTAAGAAACTGGATGGACCGTCACCCTTCAGGTCTTGAGGATGATATACTTAAGGAACACAACAAAAACCGGGACCGTATTTTATCTGTTTTTTTAAGAAAAATGGAATCAGGTGAAATAAACGATCCGAAATATAATTACGATCAATCGAAATCATTCGAAGAAAACTTGCAAAATGCACGTGATGTGTGGTGGAACGACCGTGTTTTTCATTTAAAATTTGCTGCACGTACCCCTGAGCTTATTGATGAGTTGCTTGATCATTCGCTCAATAAAGAAACTTTATCTATTATGCAGGATGCCAAAGATGCTGGTATTCCATTTTTCGTTAATCCCTATTACCTGTCACTTATTAGTGTGGATCATACAGAACACGTGGGTGCCGATTTACCAATTCGTGACTATATTTTTTATTCTCGTCAGCTCGTTGACGAGTTTGGTGAAATCCAGGCATGGGAGAAAGAAGATATTGTTGAGCCCGGAAAGCCCAACGCCGCCGGGTGGATACTACCTTCACAGCATAATGTGCACAGACGTTATCCCGAAGTTGCCATTCTAATTCCCGATACCGTCGGACGGGCATGTGCAGGATTGTGTTCATCGTGTCAAAGAATGTACGATTTTCAGAGTGGTCATTTGAATTTCAACCTGGATAAACTCCAGCCGAATGAGAAATGGTCTGATAAATTAAAGCGCCTGATGCAATATTTTGAAGAGGATTCGCAGCTTCGCGATATTCTTATTACAGGTGGTGATGCCTTAATGAGTAGCGATCGTTCGCTCAAGCACATACTGGATGAAGTATATCAAATGGCATTGCGCAAGCGCAAAGCCAATGAGCAGCGCCCAGAGGGAGATAAATATGCAGAAATGGTGCGTATTCGTCTTGGTACAAGGTTGCCCATTTATTTGCCACAAAGAATTACACCGGAATTAATTGAAATATTGTCGGAGTTCAAGCAAAAAGCTGCAAAAATTGGATTTAAGCAGTTCGTCATTCAAACACACTTTGAGTCTGCTATGGAGGTAACACCTGTTGTGAAGCAAGGTGTTGAAAGGTTGATTTCTGCCGGCTGGACCGTTACTAATCAGCAGGTATTTACTACAGCAGCCTCACGTCGCGGCCATACTGCTAAACTTCGCAAGGTACTAAACGATATTGGCGTACTAACTTACTATACCTTTTCTGTAAAAGGGTTTATGGAGAACAGTCACAATTTTGCCACTAATGAGCGAGCCATGCAGGAGCAGCAAGAAGAGAAGTTGCTGGGTAAAATTCCGGAAGAAGAGTATGATACCATACGCTCATTCCCTGTTAATGCAGAAAATATGATCAGCCAGATTGAAAAGTTGAGAAATAAACTCAATATTCCCTTTTTAGCGACTGACCGTAATGTGTTGAACCTTCCGGGAGTGGGTAAAAGTCTCACATACCGTGTAATTGGCGTAACCCGTTTTGGTAAACGGGTGTTGGAGTTTGACCATGATCATACGCGTACACACAGCCCTATTATTGAGAAAATGGGTAAGTTCTATATTGTTGAATCAAAACCCATTGGCCAGTATCTTGAAGAATTAGAGGAGATGGGTGAGGACATAAATGAATATCTCTCTGTTTATGGTTATTCAATTGGTGAAACTGAGCACAGAATGCCAATTTATGAGTATCCGGAGTACGATTTTGAAATGACAGGTAAAATGACAAACCTTGAAATAGGATAA
- the mrdA gene encoding penicillin-binding protein 2, with product MSNTLNNTRTFVIIGIIVLIVIIYIGKLFSLQVVDNQYKTSASSNVLRYVTQYPVRGLIYDRDKELMVYNEAAYDLMIIPRQLEEFDTTELCNILDITKEFAVERLKKAKAYSVYKPSIFLKQVSAKTYAELQEKMYKYPGFFTQTRTLRKYPASVAAHAIGYVGEVNEQVVKNNSYYKSGDYIGISGIERSYEKELRGKKGVNVYMVDVHNRIKGAYNDGELDKDAVPGKNLTLTLDMELQAYGEKLMHNKKGSIVAIEPSTGEILCMVSAPSYDPVLLSGRPRTKNYRKLQNDTLKPLFNRALQAQYPPGSTFKPLNALIGLEEGVVNLNTEYSCNYGYHVGNFSVGCHGHPSPLDFIESIQYSCNAYYCHVYRNILDHASDAGISTNYKNWRKKVLSFGYGKKLDIDFPFELKGSIPKASYFEDLYKSAWNSLNIVSMAIGQGEILVTPLQMANFSAVIANRGFYMIPHLVKEIQGEADIEPKYKVKRYADVDQKHFEPVVEGMYRVVHGGKGSTARNARVDSLEICGKTGTAENPHGEDHSIFIAFAPKDDPKIAISVYVENGSYGATYAAPIASFMIEKYLKGSVSRTWYENYILKANLLDGAKKD from the coding sequence ATGTCCAATACACTAAATAATACACGAACCTTCGTAATTATCGGTATTATAGTACTGATAGTTATAATTTATATTGGCAAACTCTTCTCATTACAGGTGGTCGACAATCAATATAAAACATCTGCGAGTTCGAATGTGCTTAGGTATGTTACACAGTATCCGGTGCGGGGGCTTATTTATGACCGTGATAAGGAGCTAATGGTTTATAATGAGGCAGCATACGACTTAATGATTATCCCAAGACAACTTGAAGAATTTGACACAACGGAGCTTTGCAATATTTTAGATATAACGAAGGAATTTGCTGTAGAGCGCTTAAAGAAAGCAAAAGCATATAGTGTTTATAAACCCTCAATTTTTCTTAAGCAAGTCTCAGCTAAAACATATGCTGAACTCCAGGAAAAGATGTATAAATACCCTGGTTTTTTCACACAAACACGTACGCTGCGAAAATATCCAGCTTCAGTTGCCGCCCATGCAATTGGCTATGTCGGTGAAGTAAATGAACAGGTTGTAAAAAACAATTCATATTACAAAAGCGGCGATTATATTGGCATAAGTGGAATTGAGCGATCATATGAGAAAGAGCTCCGTGGTAAAAAAGGAGTTAATGTCTACATGGTAGACGTGCACAATCGCATAAAAGGAGCCTACAATGATGGTGAACTCGATAAGGATGCAGTTCCGGGTAAAAACCTTACACTCACCTTAGATATGGAGCTCCAGGCCTACGGTGAGAAATTAATGCATAATAAAAAGGGAAGCATCGTAGCAATTGAGCCTTCAACTGGCGAAATATTATGCATGGTCAGTGCACCTTCATACGATCCGGTTCTATTGAGTGGAAGACCAAGAACGAAGAATTACAGAAAATTACAGAATGATACACTTAAACCTCTTTTTAACAGGGCTCTTCAGGCACAATATCCGCCAGGTTCTACCTTTAAACCTTTAAATGCCTTAATTGGTCTGGAAGAAGGTGTTGTTAATTTGAATACCGAATATTCATGCAACTATGGCTATCATGTTGGAAATTTTTCTGTAGGATGTCATGGGCACCCATCTCCATTAGATTTTATTGAATCTATCCAATATAGTTGTAATGCATACTATTGCCATGTATATCGCAATATTCTTGACCATGCATCTGATGCAGGTATAAGCACAAATTATAAGAACTGGCGGAAAAAAGTACTATCATTTGGCTACGGTAAAAAACTTGATATCGACTTTCCTTTTGAACTTAAAGGTTCAATCCCTAAAGCCTCATATTTTGAGGATCTTTATAAGAGTGCATGGAACTCACTTAATATAGTTTCAATGGCAATTGGTCAGGGTGAGATACTTGTTACCCCTTTGCAAATGGCTAATTTTTCTGCCGTCATTGCCAACCGTGGTTTTTACATGATTCCGCATTTGGTTAAAGAAATTCAGGGCGAAGCCGATATTGAGCCAAAATATAAAGTTAAAAGATATGCAGATGTGGATCAAAAGCATTTTGAACCAGTCGTTGAAGGGATGTACAGGGTAGTGCATGGTGGTAAAGGCAGTACCGCAAGAAATGCCAGGGTCGACAGTCTTGAAATTTGTGGTAAAACAGGTACAGCTGAAAACCCTCATGGAGAAGATCACAGTATATTCATTGCCTTTGCCCCGAAAGATGATCCAAAGATTGCCATTTCAGTTTATGTTGAAAATGGTAGTTATGGTGCTACATATGCCGCACCAATTGCAAGTTTCATGATAGAAAAATATTTAAAGGGAAGCGTTAGTCGTACCTGGTATGAAAACTATATTCTTAAAGCAAATCTGTTAGATGGTGCAAAGAAAGATTAA
- a CDS encoding L-threonylcarbamoyladenylate synthase, giving the protein MNEDIKKAKATLIAGGIICYPTDTIWGLGCDATNPEAVEKLFKIKKRDTSKSMLILLNDIGRVPSYIEEMPDVAYDLFETATSPLTLILPNAKNLAPNLIADDGSIAVRIIDHPWCNKLLQQFKKPIVSTSANFSGDSTAKIYDDISEQILSHCDYVAEYDRDNIISGKSSSIIKLGTGGEVEIIRE; this is encoded by the coding sequence ATGAACGAAGACATAAAAAAAGCTAAAGCTACACTGATAGCTGGTGGAATCATATGTTACCCGACAGACACTATTTGGGGTTTAGGGTGTGATGCCACAAATCCAGAAGCTGTGGAAAAGCTCTTTAAAATAAAAAAACGCGATACATCGAAAAGTATGCTGATATTGCTCAATGATATCGGACGTGTACCCTCATATATTGAGGAAATGCCGGATGTTGCCTATGACCTTTTTGAAACTGCTACCTCACCGCTGACACTTATTTTACCTAATGCAAAAAATCTGGCACCAAACCTCATTGCAGATGATGGCAGCATTGCAGTGAGAATTATAGATCATCCATGGTGCAATAAATTACTCCAACAATTTAAGAAACCTATCGTATCAACTTCAGCCAACTTTTCTGGTGATTCCACAGCCAAAATATACGACGACATAAGCGAGCAAATACTTAGCCATTGCGACTATGTAGCAGAATATGACCGTGATAATATCATTAGCGGTAAAAGCTCATCGATTATAAAGCTGGGAACCGGAGGGGAGGTTGAAATTATTCGCGAATAA
- a CDS encoding TlpA family protein disulfide reductase, giving the protein MKQYSYALFLSLLTLSLNAQESFDVVTKGDNAPGFTVKTINKKTICLDDLEGKYVLVNFFATWCKPCMEEMPLMEKHIQQRLAGEDLVVIAIGREHNINELELFNERKKFTFHIAADPKRSIYKLYARKYIPRNYLIGPSGKLIYAHSGFKKGEFQKLVKLIETKLAK; this is encoded by the coding sequence GTGAAACAATATTCTTACGCATTATTTTTATCGTTGCTCACCTTAAGCTTAAATGCACAAGAGTCCTTTGATGTGGTGACTAAAGGTGACAATGCCCCTGGTTTTACAGTGAAGACTATCAATAAAAAAACAATTTGTCTCGATGATCTTGAAGGTAAATATGTTTTGGTAAACTTCTTTGCTACATGGTGTAAGCCCTGTATGGAAGAAATGCCATTAATGGAGAAACATATTCAGCAGCGGTTGGCCGGAGAAGATCTTGTTGTTATTGCCATTGGCCGCGAACATAATATCAATGAACTTGAATTGTTCAACGAACGAAAAAAGTTTACTTTTCACATAGCTGCGGACCCCAAGCGCAGTATTTACAAGCTATACGCCAGGAAATATATCCCACGTAATTATTTAATTGGTCCTTCAGGCAAACTAATTTATGCCCACAGTGGTTTTAAAAAGGGAGAGTTTCAAAAACTTGTAAAACTCATTGAAACAAAACTTGCCAAATAA
- a CDS encoding energy transducer TonB, with amino-acid sequence MRKNRNSNLENKKTLFFEMGLVPVLALLLVAFNWNTNQGVVEKLGTTTAVPLEDDVVQRTIQEEIEPPPPPPREVIVTELQVIDNTEDDDEFTIETEFFNDEGITQTDIMPEPEKEEKETHPFVWVPSQKAQFPGGESARLQYLRDELKYPRLAKENDISGRVDIQFKVGAYGEIMDIKVLRSPDPLLTKEALRVVENMPKWEPAKQGGKRVITLVSIPIVFTLQ; translated from the coding sequence ATGAGAAAAAACCGTAACAGTAACCTCGAGAATAAAAAGACGCTTTTCTTTGAAATGGGTCTTGTACCCGTGCTCGCTCTGCTCCTGGTAGCATTCAACTGGAATACCAATCAAGGAGTAGTCGAAAAGCTAGGAACTACTACAGCTGTGCCACTCGAAGACGATGTAGTTCAGCGTACCATACAGGAAGAAATCGAACCACCTCCGCCACCACCGCGTGAAGTAATTGTTACAGAATTACAAGTAATAGACAACACCGAAGACGACGACGAGTTCACCATTGAAACGGAATTTTTCAATGATGAGGGCATAACGCAAACTGATATTATGCCCGAACCCGAAAAAGAAGAAAAGGAAACGCACCCTTTTGTATGGGTTCCCTCACAAAAAGCCCAATTCCCTGGGGGCGAATCGGCCAGATTACAATACTTACGCGATGAACTAAAGTATCCCAGGTTAGCAAAAGAAAACGATATTTCAGGACGTGTAGACATACAGTTTAAAGTTGGCGCCTACGGTGAAATAATGGATATAAAAGTGCTTCGCAGCCCTGATCCGTTATTGACAAAAGAGGCGCTCAGGGTCGTTGAAAATATGCCAAAATGGGAACCGGCAAAGCAAGGTGGCAAAAGAGTTATAACGCTGGTTAGCATTCCAATTGTTTTCACATTACAGTAA
- a CDS encoding UDP-N-acetylmuramate--L-alanine ligase, with amino-acid sequence MKKQKIHFIAIGGSAMHNLAIALHKKGLQITGSDDEIFDPSRSRLEKFKLLPKEEGWHPERITRDLDAVILGMHAKKDNPELAQAKKIGIKVYSYPEYLYEQTKNKKRVAIAGSHGKTTTTALIMHVLKYADIKFDYMVGASLDGFDTMVNLEEKNDLAIFEADEYLSSPIDMRSKFLWYKPHISVVTGIAWDHINVFPTFDSYLNTFKQFLQTLPERGKVFYFEKDTELRRLIKAEQNIQTISYSGFSGKFNSNGSTVEVNGKTIHAPIFGNHNLQNLHAAYLVLKELGIEDETFSAAIESFKGASRRLQTLIDGQNPVYFDFAHAPSKVAATIKAIKEKHPRKKVLACLELHTFSSLNKAFIPHYEGSMNPAEKAIVYFNPHTLEHKGMPSLDKDFLFAAFRHKDLSISTNSSEVLKQIEAEHKESNVVVIMTSGSFDGVDFKEWVSTRQ; translated from the coding sequence ATGAAGAAACAGAAAATACATTTTATTGCTATTGGTGGCAGTGCAATGCACAACCTTGCCATTGCGCTTCATAAAAAGGGCCTTCAAATTACAGGCAGCGATGATGAAATATTTGATCCGTCGCGTAGTAGACTTGAAAAATTTAAATTACTGCCCAAAGAAGAAGGGTGGCACCCGGAACGAATCACGCGAGATCTGGATGCGGTTATCTTAGGTATGCATGCCAAAAAAGATAACCCCGAACTGGCACAAGCAAAAAAAATTGGAATCAAGGTATATTCCTACCCAGAATATCTATATGAACAAACTAAAAATAAAAAACGGGTGGCAATTGCAGGTAGCCATGGTAAAACCACCACAACCGCATTAATTATGCATGTGCTGAAATATGCAGATATAAAATTCGACTATATGGTTGGGGCTTCATTAGATGGATTTGACACCATGGTAAACCTTGAAGAAAAAAACGATCTTGCCATTTTTGAAGCCGATGAATACTTGTCATCACCAATAGACATGCGTTCGAAATTCCTTTGGTATAAGCCCCACATTTCGGTAGTCACAGGTATTGCATGGGACCACATTAATGTTTTTCCAACCTTTGACTCCTATCTTAATACCTTTAAACAATTCCTGCAAACCCTCCCTGAACGGGGAAAGGTGTTTTATTTTGAAAAGGACACAGAACTACGCAGACTCATAAAGGCAGAGCAAAACATTCAAACCATTTCATATTCGGGCTTTTCAGGCAAATTTAACAGCAATGGATCTACTGTTGAAGTTAATGGTAAAACAATACATGCACCCATATTTGGAAACCATAATTTACAAAACCTTCATGCAGCCTACCTGGTATTGAAAGAACTCGGGATTGAAGATGAAACTTTTTCAGCAGCCATTGAAAGTTTCAAGGGTGCATCAAGAAGATTGCAAACCTTAATTGATGGGCAGAACCCGGTATATTTCGATTTTGCACATGCACCATCAAAAGTGGCAGCTACCATAAAAGCCATTAAAGAAAAGCATCCACGCAAAAAAGTTCTTGCCTGCTTGGAGCTGCATACTTTCAGTAGTCTGAATAAAGCGTTTATACCTCATTACGAAGGAAGCATGAATCCGGCTGAAAAAGCAATCGTATATTTTAACCCACATACACTCGAGCATAAAGGAATGCCCTCGCTCGATAAAGATTTCCTATTCGCAGCATTCAGACATAAAGACCTTTCAATATCAACTAATTCGAGTGAAGTTTTGAAGCAAATCGAAGCTGAACACAAAGAAAGTAATGTTGTAGTTATCATGACATCAGGCAGCTTTGACGGGGTTGATTTCAAAGAATGGGTTTCCACCCGGCAATAA
- a CDS encoding energy transducer TonB, translating to MEVKKNPKVSLEKGRGTLMLAGLVAVLGLLLVAFNWNSSTGTAEDLGQVMEVNMEEEMIQTQRQEKVEPPPPPPKKKVIEELTVVDNEEELDDELDIDTEADEETMIEQTDIMIEEEVEEEEPEIFMVVEQMPEFPGGQAELFKYISQNIQYPAIAKENGIQGKVFIQFVVGKDGSITNVTVLRGVDPSLDKEAVRVVKNMPKWKPGKQRGKPVYVRYQVPINFKLQ from the coding sequence ATGGAAGTAAAAAAGAATCCAAAAGTAAGCCTTGAAAAGGGACGCGGTACGCTCATGCTTGCAGGGCTTGTAGCTGTATTGGGCTTGTTACTTGTAGCTTTCAACTGGAACAGTTCAACCGGAACAGCTGAAGATCTGGGACAAGTAATGGAAGTCAATATGGAGGAAGAAATGATCCAGACACAACGTCAGGAGAAAGTTGAACCACCACCCCCACCACCAAAGAAAAAGGTAATTGAAGAGCTTACTGTAGTAGATAATGAAGAAGAGCTTGACGATGAGCTTGATATCGATACAGAGGCCGATGAAGAAACCATGATTGAACAAACAGATATCATGATTGAAGAAGAGGTTGAGGAAGAAGAGCCCGAAATTTTCATGGTTGTGGAACAAATGCCGGAATTCCCTGGTGGACAAGCAGAATTGTTCAAATACATTAGCCAGAATATTCAATATCCGGCTATTGCTAAAGAAAACGGAATTCAGGGTAAAGTATTTATTCAGTTTGTTGTTGGAAAAGACGGTTCGATTACCAATGTAACAGTACTTCGTGGTGTTGATCCATCATTAGACAAGGAAGCTGTTAGGGTTGTAAAAAACATGCCTAAATGGAAGCCTGGTAAGCAACGCGGTAAACCAGTTTATGTAAGATATCAGGTACCAATTAATTTCAAACTTCAATAG